GGATCATCAGCAAGGTGATGCTGGGCGCCGACTACGCCAGCGGTCAGGTCATGGCTGAGGAACCTGTCACCGGCCTGCGCTTCCCGACCACATTGAGCGCCATCGGCGGCGACCTGATCGTCCCGCAGGGCCAGCTCGACAAGTTGCAGGGCGGCACGCCCGAAACGCCCTTCAGGCTCACCCGCTTCCCCAAGTTCTAACCACACCTCACTCTATCCAGCGCCGATCCGGACCCGTTCCGGCGGCGCTTTGTCGTGGCCCGCAGCGAAGGGATGGCGAATGCCAGGGGAGGCCAGCATCTCAGACTATTTTTGCAGGTTTTAGGGTTTTATCTGCAAATTGAGAGAGAAAAGTTTGACAAGTTGCAAAAAATCATGCTGAATAGGGACCAGCGGGTGTGGTCCCTCCGGGGACCGCAACCTGCGAGGGCCGCCGCAGCTCGCGCGGCCGATGTTCTCCCCCGCTCCCCGAGGTCACGTATGGAATGGTTTGAAGGTCTGCAGATCCTGAGTCTGGAATCGCGGCGCACCGAAGAGATGGAACGGCTGATCCGGGCGCACGGCGGGCAGGCGGTGATGGCGCCCAGCATGCGCGAGCAGAAGCTCGACCTGAGCGGCGCGCTGGCCGGGTTCGGGCGGGACCTCGCCGCCGGCGACACTCACGCGGTGGTGTGCCCCGGCGCCGCGGCCACCCGGCTGTTTCTGCGTGAGCTCGCGGCGCGCGGCGAGAGTGGCCCGGAAGCTCTGACCAGCACTCACCTGCTGGGCGGGCGAGCAGCGCGTGGGGTACTGGAGGAGGCGGGCCTGGAAGCCCAGGCCCTCCGGGCAGGCCCCGATCCGCTGGGAACCGACTGGGACGGAATCCAGGCCGCGCTGCTGCGGACCCTGGAACCGGGCCAGCACGCCACCGTGCTCGAATACGGCGAGGCCATGCCCGCCCTGACGGCCCGCGAACTGAGCTACGCCGGCATGCGCGTGAGCAGCCTGCCGCTGTACCGCTGCGCCTTTCCCGCCGACAGCGCGCCGCTGGCCCAGGCCGTGCGCGACTGCGTGCTCGGCGGGCCGGACGTGCTGCTGCTGTCCAGCGGTATCCAGGCGCTGCACTTCCTGAAGTACGCCGAGCGCATGAAGCTGCTCGCGGAGACGCGCTCGGCCCTGTCGCGCATGGCCGTGGTGAGCATCGGTCCGGCGTGCAGCGAGGCCGCCGCCGGGCTGGGGATTCCCGTGCACCTGGAGGCCAGCCCGTACAAGATGGACGCGCTGGTGCGTCTCGCGGCGGCGCAGGCCCCGGCGCTTCTGCGAGGCCGCCTGCGTAAAACCGCCTGAGCGGACGCCGGACAAGGCAGGAGGCGGGAGCCAGTCGCTCCCGCCTCCGTTCCATTGCTCAGCGCGTCAGCGCATACGGAATGATGTACGGCCGACCCGTATCGGGGTCCGAGAGGATGTGGGCGCGCAGGCCGAATACATCGCGCAGGAGTTCGGGGGTCAGCACGTCCTCGGGACGTCCCTGGGCGTAGACCTCGCCGCCGTGCATCGCCACGATCTCGTCGCTGTAGCGCACGGCCTGGTTGAGGTCGTGCAGCACCATCACGACCGTCTTGCCCTGCTCGGTGTTCAGGCGGCCCGCGAGTTGCAGCACCTCGAGCTGGTGCGAGAGGTCGAGGTAGGTGGTCGGCTCGTCGAGCAGCAGGATGTCGGTCTGCTGCGCGAGGCTCATGGCGATCCACGCGCGCTGGCGCTGTCCGCCCGAGAGGGCTTCGAGCGGCCGGCCCGCGAAGATGGTCATGCCGGTCTGGGCCAGCGACCAGACGACCGCCTCCCGGTCCTCCTCGCGGCGCACCGGGAATCGGCCCTGGTGGGGATGGCGCCCGAACCACACGAGCTCCTCGACCGACAGGCCCTCGGGCGCGGTCGGCCCCTGGGGCAAGATAGCCAGCCGCCGGGCGATCTCCTTGGCGGGCAGGCTGTGCAGCGCCTGACCGTAGAGCTGCACGTGGCCGCTGGAGGTGGGCAGCAGACGGGCCAGGGCACGCAGCAGAGTGCTCTTGCCGCAGCCGTTGGGGCCGATGATGCTCGTGACCTTGCCGCCCGCGAGTTCCAGGTTCATGTCCGGCACGATGACGGTCTGGCCGTAGCCGAGCCGGAGCTTGTCGGTCGAGAGTGGAGAAGGCAATGAGGGCGCAGGGGCGCCCAGGGGTGCAGGAATGTGGGTCATGGGGGACTCCTCGGGGGTCATGCTGTGCCCCAGGTCATGCGGAGCGCCGCAGGAGGTACAGGAAGTAGGGCGCGCCCACCAGCGTGGTGAAGATGCCGGCGGGCACCTCAATGGGTGGCAGCAGCGCCCGGCCCAGCGTGTCGGCGGCCAGCACGAGCAGCGCACCGATGAGCATGGCGACCGGCAGCAGCCGACCATGCCGCGCCCCCACCAGCAGCCGGGCGAGGTGCGGCGCCAGCAAACCGACGAAGCCCAGGATGCCCGCCCCCGTCACGGCGGCCCCGGCCAACGCGACGGCGACCGCCAGGCACAACAGACGCATGGCCGCGACGCGGGTGCCCAGGCTGGTGGCGAGGTCTTCACCGAGGTTCAGGATATCCAGCGTGCGTGAGAGGAGCACGCCGGCCGGCAGCAGCACCAGCGCCCAGGGCAGCACCCGCAGGGCGCGCACGCTGTCGGCGCCGTAGACCGTGCCGGTCAGGAAGCTCAGGGCGGCGCCCAGGCCGTCGGGTGCCCGCACGATGATGAGCTGCTGCGCCGCGCCCAGTGCCGCCGCGACCGCCACGCCGACCAGCGCGAGACGGACCGGATGCAGGCTGTTGCTGCCCCTCCACTCGCGCGCCAGCAGGAGCACGAGCCCGAAGCCCCCCCAGGCCCCGGCCAGCGCGGCCCAGGGCAGGCCGCCCGCCGGCGCGCCCGGCCACGCGAGCAGAAAGATGGTGGCGGCCAGTCCCGCCCCCGCCCCCACCCCGATGAGGTCGGGCGAGGCGAGCGGGTTGCGGATCACGCCCTGCATCATGGCGCCCGAGGCCGCGAACATGGCCCCGGTCAGCAGGGCCACCGCGATACGCGGGGCGCGCAGCTCCAGTACGAGTTGCCGGGTGAGGTCGTCCCCGCGTCCGAGCAGCACCTGCCACACGTCGGCAGGCGGTGTGCGCACGGCCCCCAGTCCCAGGGCCAGCACGGCGAGCAGCACCGTGATCCCCGCGAGGACCAGCATGATGCCCACGGCGCGCGGGGTGGTAAAGCGCGGTCCGGGGAGGCGCGGCGTGGTCACGGAGTGCCGAAGCCCGTCGCCGGAGCGGCGTCTTGCAGGAAGCGGCTGCGGATGGTCTGTGCGACCATCAATTTCAGGGCCTGCGGACCGCGCCCCCGCGTCCAGTCGTCGCGGTCGAACACGTAGACCCGGCCGCGCTGCACGGCGCTCAGGCGCTGCCACAGCGGGCTCTGTTTCCAGGTGTCGGTGATGGGTTTCTCGTCCGGCGCGGTGAACAGCACGAGCGACGCCGGATTCAGGGCAACGAGACCCTCCAGCGACAGTCCGTACTGGGTCTGGTCGCCCCGAGGAGCAAGCTGATTCTTACGTCCCAGCGCCTCCAGAAAACTACCCACGAAACTCTGGTCGGTGTGCACCGTGAAGCTGCCCGGCGTGACCACGGCGGCCACGAAGGCGGGGGCACCCTTTTTGGCGAAGGCCCGGGCCTTGGCGTTCAGCGACGCCTGATCGGCCAGCAGGCGGCGGGCGGCGGCCTCACGCCCCACGAGCTGCCCGATGGCGAGCGTCTGGGCATTCAGGTCGGCCAGACTGCCCCGGCGGCTCTGGAAGTCGGCGGTAGGCGCCAGCCGTGCGAACTGCACGGAGGTGTCCTTGTGCACGAAAGCGTCGGCCAGGATCAGGTCGGGGCGGGCGGCGGCGAGCGCCTCCAGGCTAGGCTGGGCGCGGCTGCCGGTCGCCGGAATACCGCGCACCTGGGCCCGCAGGTAGGGGGGCGCGCCCCGGTCACCGCCCTGGGTGCCCAGCGCCGCGCCGACCGGGCGCACGCCCAGGGCCAGCAGCGTGTCCACGAAGGAGTATTCCAGGGCGGCCACGCGCGCCGCCGGAGCCGGGAGGGTCAGGGTGCCGCGCTCGTGCTTGACGGTCACGGGGGCCGCCGCGGCATGGGTGCCCAGCAGGGCGGCGAGCAGGAGGGGCAGCGGGGAACGTCTGTGCATGGTGGAAGTCTCCGGAAGGAAAGGGAACGAGAAGCTCAGCGGCGGCCAATGCGGCGGGCCAGCACGACGAAGAAGGGTGCGCCGACCACCGCGACGAGCACCCCCACCGGGGTCTCGGCGGGGCGGTCGACGAGCCGGGCAGCGATGTCGGCCACGACCAGGAAGGCCGCGCCCAGCAGCGCCGCGAGAGGCACGCTGAACCGGTGGTCCGGCCCGACCAGGGTACGCGCGGCGTGCGGCACGATGAGGCCCACAAAGCCGATGGGCCCGACCACGCTGACCGAGGCCGCCGCGAGCAGCACGCCCAGACCGGTCACGATCAGGCTGTCGCGCTCGGTGCGGGCGCCCAGGCTGCGGGCCACGTCCTCGCCCAGCGACAGCACGTTCACGCGCGGCGAGACGAGCACGGCGAGCAGCAGCCCGGCAAGCATCCAGGGCGCGACCTGTGACACCTGCTCCCAGGTGCGCCCGGCGACCGACCCCGAGAGGGCGAACAGGGCGCCCTGGGCGCGTTCCTCGAACAGGATCTGGACCGTGCGGGTGCCCGCGCCGATCAGGCTGGCGATCGCCACAC
Above is a genomic segment from Deinococcus sp. Leaf326 containing:
- a CDS encoding uroporphyrinogen-III synthase produces the protein MEWFEGLQILSLESRRTEEMERLIRAHGGQAVMAPSMREQKLDLSGALAGFGRDLAAGDTHAVVCPGAAATRLFLRELAARGESGPEALTSTHLLGGRAARGVLEEAGLEAQALRAGPDPLGTDWDGIQAALLRTLEPGQHATVLEYGEAMPALTARELSYAGMRVSSLPLYRCAFPADSAPLAQAVRDCVLGGPDVLLLSSGIQALHFLKYAERMKLLAETRSALSRMAVVSIGPACSEAAAGLGIPVHLEASPYKMDALVRLAAAQAPALLRGRLRKTA
- a CDS encoding ABC transporter ATP-binding protein, which encodes MTHIPAPLGAPAPSLPSPLSTDKLRLGYGQTVIVPDMNLELAGGKVTSIIGPNGCGKSTLLRALARLLPTSSGHVQLYGQALHSLPAKEIARRLAILPQGPTAPEGLSVEELVWFGRHPHQGRFPVRREEDREAVVWSLAQTGMTIFAGRPLEALSGGQRQRAWIAMSLAQQTDILLLDEPTTYLDLSHQLEVLQLAGRLNTEQGKTVVMVLHDLNQAVRYSDEIVAMHGGEVYAQGRPEDVLTPELLRDVFGLRAHILSDPDTGRPYIIPYALTR
- a CDS encoding iron ABC transporter permease, with the protein product MLVLAGITVLLAVLALGLGAVRTPPADVWQVLLGRGDDLTRQLVLELRAPRIAVALLTGAMFAASGAMMQGVIRNPLASPDLIGVGAGAGLAATIFLLAWPGAPAGGLPWAALAGAWGGFGLVLLLAREWRGSNSLHPVRLALVGVAVAAALGAAQQLIIVRAPDGLGAALSFLTGTVYGADSVRALRVLPWALVLLPAGVLLSRTLDILNLGEDLATSLGTRVAAMRLLCLAVAVALAGAAVTGAGILGFVGLLAPHLARLLVGARHGRLLPVAMLIGALLVLAADTLGRALLPPIEVPAGIFTTLVGAPYFLYLLRRSA
- a CDS encoding ABC transporter substrate-binding protein; protein product: MHRRSPLPLLLAALLGTHAAAAPVTVKHERGTLTLPAPAARVAALEYSFVDTLLALGVRPVGAALGTQGGDRGAPPYLRAQVRGIPATGSRAQPSLEALAAARPDLILADAFVHKDTSVQFARLAPTADFQSRRGSLADLNAQTLAIGQLVGREAAARRLLADQASLNAKARAFAKKGAPAFVAAVVTPGSFTVHTDQSFVGSFLEALGRKNQLAPRGDQTQYGLSLEGLVALNPASLVLFTAPDEKPITDTWKQSPLWQRLSAVQRGRVYVFDRDDWTRGRGPQALKLMVAQTIRSRFLQDAAPATGFGTP
- a CDS encoding iron ABC transporter permease → MSRPLWLVLGAAALVTALIASLALGASEIPWREVLRLLRSPDDTTNSLVIQTIRMPRTLVAALAGAGLGVSGLLLQGVTRNPLADPGILGVEAGGAFAILMMVVFFPGAPSALFVPAAFLGGLLAAAVAYGVARSIGATPLRLALAGVAIASLIGAGTRTVQILFEERAQGALFALSGSVAGRTWEQVSQVAPWMLAGLLLAVLVSPRVNVLSLGEDVARSLGARTERDSLIVTGLGVLLAAASVSVVGPIGFVGLIVPHAARTLVGPDHRFSVPLAALLGAAFLVVADIAARLVDRPAETPVGVLVAVVGAPFFVVLARRIGRR